One genomic region from Spirosoma sp. KCTC 42546 encodes:
- a CDS encoding PAS domain S-box protein, whose amino-acid sequence MDKTDFDATLQAQQLETFQDVIPVAVLHCQPILQHDQVLDFRYVWGNRMAHQMSALSPDEFGQMTMLQLFPSFVDSGIFNRYVQVWETGEPQRFERQHPIGELMQWVDVSVNKKYEGLIITAIDITQSKLAQQTLEQQTKLLQNIVEQLPAGLVLFHPIRTPEKGIIDFCYGLTNPANDRLLGYPTGQLINRHLLEVYPSAQQQGTFGRLIDAFQTDVSKHYQTHYQADGVDLWLDSHMVRVDDGVLLIYTDHSSLKQQQQVLLEQADLLQYKNEQLHQANRALERTNQRLQGLQAIERTLLNQSLTEQAPQATALIHARQLIPCERLVVYQFDLTTGMAQAKSWLVNGERIVRAGSQLPIHLFEIEPLLSGQPLVIDQLQSTTAGIPPELALYERGFRSMIIIPLFSQQQYIGAFVLMAYSSHFFTADHLEIAQEVGSQLAIVLRQQQLNQQLQQYTEQLELRVLERTQEIQQLSALQNAILKYAGQAIISTDTNGVVISANPAVEQVLGYQADELIGRHPSARFEPSETSLPILTYQAKETDFRPSFLLEPILLKQGYFQSECLIEGKQGQRVPVLLTTSTLQDEAGAVTGFVGMATDISLLKAAEQALQQKSRELTIFFEGALDMYCITTMEGTLTKVNQAWTQTLGYRIDELEGHRFIEWVHPDDQVASWQVFQQPVIDGYVNRYRHKDGQYRLLQWRAYRYEEIVYSSARDITEYEKAQEALRESEQRFREIAENVDEVFWIHSADSFQLLYINPAYERVFGIVPGGDTNGSNSFLDTILEEDRHRVMVEFDKYRQGQEVRVQCRVQGAHQTIRWLQIRTFIMNDLHGVPLRYIGIANDITSQKEKELVLQQSLEREQELNLLKSQFVSTASHEFRTPLTTIQTSADLIGMYLEQPPAVATPFIQKYLGIIASQIQTMNGLLSDILSIEKIEAGKIIFHPDWGDVLTLCQQVVASHFSHQPDQRRVHISVEETPYRTYFDKKLLSYVLINLLSNAFKFSKDDPSLTIRFLKKELIINVIDTGIGIPVSDLPALFQTFFRARNSATIPGTGLGLVIARQYVELHGGKLLVQSEENKGTTFTIILPTEPGPQALI is encoded by the coding sequence ATGGATAAGACTGATTTTGACGCTACGCTCCAAGCTCAACAATTGGAGACCTTTCAAGACGTAATCCCGGTGGCGGTCCTGCATTGTCAGCCCATTCTTCAGCATGATCAGGTTCTGGACTTTCGATACGTATGGGGGAATCGAATGGCGCATCAGATGTCCGCATTGAGCCCAGATGAGTTTGGCCAGATGACCATGCTTCAACTTTTTCCCAGCTTTGTAGATTCAGGTATCTTTAATCGGTATGTCCAGGTATGGGAAACAGGCGAACCACAACGATTCGAACGACAGCATCCCATTGGTGAGCTTATGCAATGGGTCGATGTATCGGTTAATAAAAAATATGAGGGACTCATTATTACCGCGATCGACATTACCCAGTCCAAACTAGCTCAGCAGACGTTGGAGCAACAAACTAAATTGCTGCAAAACATTGTCGAGCAGCTACCCGCTGGCCTTGTCCTATTTCATCCAATTCGCACTCCAGAAAAGGGTATTATTGACTTTTGTTATGGCTTAACCAACCCGGCTAATGATCGCTTGCTGGGCTATCCCACGGGACAACTAATCAACCGACATTTATTGGAGGTATATCCTTCTGCTCAGCAGCAAGGTACCTTTGGGCGATTGATTGACGCGTTTCAAACGGACGTTTCTAAGCATTACCAGACTCACTATCAGGCGGATGGGGTGGATTTGTGGCTGGATAGCCATATGGTTCGGGTTGATGACGGAGTATTGTTGATCTATACGGACCATTCGTCCCTTAAACAACAGCAACAAGTCTTACTGGAGCAGGCCGACCTGTTGCAATACAAAAATGAGCAGCTGCATCAGGCCAATAGGGCTTTGGAGCGAACTAATCAGCGGCTTCAAGGACTACAGGCCATTGAGCGGACACTACTCAATCAGAGTCTGACCGAGCAAGCACCCCAGGCAACTGCTTTGATACACGCCCGACAACTCATTCCATGTGAACGGCTGGTCGTTTATCAGTTTGACCTGACAACCGGTATGGCTCAGGCTAAAAGTTGGTTAGTTAATGGAGAAAGGATCGTCCGGGCGGGATCCCAACTGCCTATCCATCTCTTTGAGATTGAGCCACTCCTAAGTGGACAACCTCTTGTCATCGATCAGCTACAGTCCACGACGGCTGGTATCCCACCTGAACTGGCTCTATATGAACGTGGGTTTCGATCAATGATCATTATTCCCCTATTCAGCCAGCAACAGTATATCGGGGCTTTTGTGCTGATGGCCTATTCCTCTCATTTTTTTACAGCTGATCATTTGGAGATTGCTCAGGAAGTGGGGAGCCAGTTAGCCATTGTTTTACGCCAGCAGCAACTCAATCAACAGCTCCAGCAGTATACAGAACAACTTGAATTACGTGTTTTAGAGCGCACTCAGGAGATCCAGCAACTGTCGGCCCTCCAAAATGCCATTCTTAAATACGCGGGTCAGGCCATTATCTCAACCGATACCAATGGCGTTGTCATATCCGCTAATCCTGCCGTTGAGCAGGTATTAGGGTATCAGGCGGATGAATTGATCGGCAGGCATCCTTCGGCTCGGTTTGAGCCTTCTGAAACATCGCTGCCAATCCTGACTTACCAGGCTAAGGAAACAGATTTTAGGCCTTCGTTTTTATTGGAGCCGATCTTGCTCAAGCAAGGCTATTTTCAATCCGAATGCCTGATTGAAGGCAAACAGGGACAACGGGTGCCTGTCTTATTGACAACTAGTACACTACAAGATGAAGCCGGCGCAGTTACGGGCTTCGTAGGAATGGCCACCGATATTTCCTTATTAAAAGCAGCTGAACAGGCCTTGCAGCAAAAAAGTCGGGAGCTAACGATCTTCTTTGAAGGAGCTCTCGATATGTATTGTATTACCACCATGGAGGGCACTTTAACGAAGGTAAACCAGGCCTGGACTCAGACATTGGGTTATCGAATAGACGAATTGGAAGGGCATCGGTTTATCGAGTGGGTCCACCCAGACGATCAGGTTGCGTCCTGGCAAGTCTTCCAGCAACCGGTTATTGATGGATACGTGAACAGGTATCGACACAAAGATGGTCAGTATCGACTACTCCAATGGCGCGCGTATCGATATGAGGAGATCGTTTATTCGTCAGCCCGTGATATTACCGAGTACGAGAAGGCTCAGGAAGCATTGCGGGAAAGTGAACAACGGTTTCGCGAAATTGCCGAAAATGTGGATGAGGTCTTTTGGATTCACTCAGCGGACTCATTCCAGCTATTATACATCAATCCGGCCTATGAACGGGTATTTGGTATTGTGCCGGGTGGAGATACCAACGGTTCCAACTCGTTTCTGGATACCATACTGGAGGAAGATCGCCATCGGGTGATGGTCGAGTTTGACAAATACCGACAAGGACAAGAGGTGAGAGTGCAATGTCGGGTGCAGGGGGCTCACCAAACAATCCGGTGGCTGCAAATTCGCACCTTCATCATGAATGATTTACACGGAGTTCCACTTCGCTATATCGGCATTGCCAATGATATTACCAGCCAGAAAGAAAAAGAATTGGTTTTACAGCAGTCACTAGAGCGGGAACAGGAGTTAAATCTCCTCAAATCACAATTTGTCTCCACGGCCTCCCACGAGTTCAGAACCCCCCTAACGACCATCCAAACCAGCGCTGATTTGATTGGGATGTACCTGGAACAACCGCCAGCGGTTGCTACCCCCTTCATTCAAAAATACCTGGGGATAATTGCCAGTCAAATCCAGACTATGAATGGACTGCTCTCGGACATACTCAGCATCGAAAAGATTGAAGCCGGGAAAATTATATTTCATCCTGACTGGGGCGACGTTCTGACCCTTTGTCAACAGGTTGTTGCCAGTCATTTTAGTCACCAACCCGATCAACGAAGAGTTCATATTTCGGTGGAGGAAACACCTTACCGTACTTATTTTGATAAAAAACTACTTAGTTATGTATTGATCAATTTGCTATCAAACGCCTTTAAATTCTCGAAAGATGATCCCAGCTTAACGATTCGTTTTCTGAAGAAGGAGTTGATTATTAACGTCATCGATACGGGAATAGGCATACCGGTTAGCGATTTGCCCGCTTTGTTTCAGACGTTTTTTCGGGCCCGTAACTCCGCCACTATTCCCGGAACGGGGTTAGGGCTGGTTATTGCCCGGCAGTATGTGGAGCTCCACGGCGGTAAACTTTTGGTTCAGAGTGAAGAGAACAAAGGCACCACGTTTACCATCATACTACCCACTGAACCAGGCCCTCAAGCACTTATTTAG